A genomic segment from Tuwongella immobilis encodes:
- a CDS encoding DUF362 domain-containing protein — protein MSKPAPKRCPKSLSRRGFLLGGMAGLAAGIPLGIAAWESWVQSDGKRLAIGNVGPKPGGPVTAAKSFGGMPGRYPGRVVEVHRPGVVSPKHAIDRAGVRAMLDRGIAGLAGARPGDAPDVWREWFQPDDVIGIKVNPVGVAKRQGTVGAVSNPEVILEVVRNLREAGVPASQIILFDRYANEFVGVYGDLMTCRELDGVRWLASAGGYSDTQLAINGDDVPGSFSPELMRHVVGYDPNSFVHMGFAAPEHSQHDERRYRSHVSVIVSRLINKLITIPVLKDHRSAGVTLSLKNMSHGLNNNVARSHIANIAHGYPDSPGRAVQGPNQCNTFIPMALTQPAIREKAALHILDGLIGVYEGGPGDWNQSWGTWRADRLLFATDPVALDHVGWDLLDRKRVSLGLPRVGEMGKYRFPPQVLAQSVLTGYAGTNALGAIPLLAADPVFRAAAATEAFDRRQPEHVYLAGSIGLGEYDLARIQHHRIQLG, from the coding sequence ATGAGCAAACCGGCACCCAAGCGATGTCCCAAGTCGTTGTCCCGTCGAGGGTTCCTACTCGGCGGGATGGCCGGACTGGCGGCAGGCATTCCGTTGGGAATCGCGGCATGGGAAAGCTGGGTGCAATCCGACGGGAAACGTCTCGCCATCGGGAATGTCGGTCCCAAGCCGGGCGGTCCCGTGACTGCGGCCAAATCGTTTGGCGGCATGCCAGGCCGCTATCCGGGGCGTGTGGTTGAGGTGCATCGTCCGGGGGTGGTTTCCCCGAAGCATGCGATTGATCGTGCGGGAGTGCGAGCGATGCTCGATCGGGGCATTGCCGGGCTTGCTGGTGCGCGGCCAGGTGATGCTCCCGATGTCTGGCGGGAATGGTTCCAACCCGATGATGTGATTGGAATTAAGGTCAATCCCGTGGGCGTCGCCAAGCGCCAAGGGACGGTCGGGGCGGTCTCCAATCCCGAGGTGATTCTGGAAGTGGTTCGCAATCTGCGCGAGGCCGGAGTGCCTGCGTCGCAGATTATTTTGTTTGATCGCTATGCGAATGAATTCGTCGGTGTCTATGGCGATCTGATGACCTGCCGGGAGTTAGACGGCGTCCGCTGGCTGGCCTCGGCGGGCGGATACAGCGACACGCAACTGGCGATCAACGGCGATGATGTGCCGGGGAGTTTCTCGCCGGAATTGATGCGGCACGTCGTTGGCTACGATCCCAACTCGTTTGTGCACATGGGGTTTGCGGCACCGGAGCATTCGCAGCACGATGAACGCCGCTATCGGTCGCATGTCTCGGTGATTGTGTCGCGGCTCATCAATAAACTAATCACCATTCCGGTGTTGAAGGACCATCGATCGGCCGGGGTCACGCTTTCGCTCAAGAATATGAGCCATGGTTTGAACAATAACGTCGCTCGCAGTCACATCGCCAATATCGCCCATGGCTATCCCGATTCTCCGGGTCGGGCGGTGCAGGGGCCAAATCAGTGTAACACGTTTATTCCCATGGCGTTAACGCAACCCGCGATTCGAGAGAAGGCGGCACTCCACATTTTGGATGGGCTGATTGGCGTCTACGAAGGTGGGCCTGGGGATTGGAATCAGTCGTGGGGAACGTGGCGGGCGGATCGGCTGCTGTTCGCCACCGACCCAGTCGCGCTCGATCATGTGGGGTGGGATCTGCTCGATCGCAAGCGAGTGAGTTTGGGACTGCCCCGAGTTGGGGAAATGGGCAAGTATCGCTTTCCGCCGCAAGTGCTGGCCCAATCAGTACTTACGGGATATGCTGGAACCAACGCGCTGGGGGCGATTCCGCTGTTGGCGGCAGACCCGGTGTTTCGAGCCGCCGCCGCGACCGAGGCATTCGATCGACGCCAGCCCGAGCATGTCTATCTGGCGGGGAGTATCGGATTGGGCGAGTACGATCTCGCCCGAATCCAACATCACCGCATTCAACTCGGGTAA
- a CDS encoding FG-GAP-like repeat-containing protein has protein sequence MEMLLESRTAPAVFSFGSFSFEQDQTPNLQTFLAVGNYGGANVTALPTAATGSITEFPEPPTTGFDPSLALGAPINSGGGPRALNLPAGNNGTTARSGVQVAFAGNQAINNIAGNDIVIYESGSVNTPEAYMIRVRDAITQQYSAWHFFSADEFTTTSGSEGLFATLYDFSNMGIAADGVVDQIQLVNMTSLDRMVDASGEGVVLPEDNGATSTFLPAPGGLASFPNFGSSTLDPDPLYVGVIPGNTVALPVDLGVTITASPDPVIAGNEITYTATVTNLGGQPSAGASVTITLPANLTGVTWTANYVGGSTGNANGSGDVAELVNLPIGSSVTYTITGTVPDDFDGPLPATAAIAAGSGEQDSDPDNNSATATPDSDLPPPPPPPPPPPPPPPPPPPPPPPPPPPPPPPPPLPLPSLTDLLPTEVAVGFGNEASVVDTNGVELSRVETTDDPNNSATRAVLGDVNGDGVPELIVGTGPGVPSLVRVLDGVTSAELFAIAPFEASFLGGVFVAVGDVNGDGFAEFAISPDEGGGPRVRLFDGKTFAQINDFFGIDDPDFRGGARVALGDLNGDRLADLVVAAGFGGGPRIAAFDGATLGNATPTKLFEDFFIFEETLRNGAYVAVGDLDADGFADLIAGGGPTGGPRVFALSGKSLIESKGATQAVLANFFAGTETDRTGVRVSVVNADGDDSADLVTAAGVADSFVRIYSGATLSPDATPEPLAEFEAVPGFSEPIFVG, from the coding sequence ATGGAAATGTTGTTGGAATCTCGCACGGCTCCGGCAGTGTTCAGTTTCGGCAGCTTTTCCTTCGAGCAGGATCAAACGCCCAATCTTCAGACCTTCTTAGCCGTCGGCAATTATGGCGGGGCGAATGTGACCGCGCTGCCGACGGCTGCGACTGGCTCCATCACGGAGTTCCCGGAACCACCGACGACCGGATTTGATCCATCCCTGGCACTGGGGGCACCGATCAACTCCGGCGGTGGGCCGCGTGCGCTGAATCTTCCCGCGGGCAATAATGGCACCACGGCTCGCAGTGGCGTGCAAGTTGCGTTTGCTGGCAATCAGGCGATCAACAACATTGCCGGCAACGACATCGTCATCTACGAATCCGGTTCGGTGAATACCCCCGAAGCCTACATGATTCGGGTGCGCGATGCGATCACGCAGCAATATTCGGCGTGGCACTTTTTCTCGGCCGATGAATTCACCACCACGTCGGGAAGTGAAGGGCTGTTCGCCACGCTGTACGATTTTTCCAATATGGGAATCGCAGCGGATGGCGTGGTCGATCAAATCCAGTTGGTCAACATGACCAGCTTGGATCGGATGGTCGATGCCTCGGGGGAAGGGGTCGTTCTGCCCGAAGATAATGGGGCGACAAGCACCTTCTTGCCCGCGCCGGGTGGCCTGGCGAGCTTCCCGAACTTTGGCAGCAGCACGCTCGATCCCGATCCGTTGTATGTTGGGGTGATTCCCGGCAACACGGTCGCGCTGCCCGTCGATCTTGGGGTGACGATCACCGCCAGCCCCGATCCGGTCATTGCCGGTAACGAAATTACCTACACGGCAACCGTGACGAATTTGGGTGGGCAGCCGTCCGCAGGGGCATCCGTGACCATCACGCTCCCGGCGAATCTGACCGGCGTGACCTGGACGGCGAATTATGTTGGTGGATCGACCGGGAATGCCAATGGCTCGGGTGATGTCGCCGAGTTGGTCAATCTGCCGATTGGCAGCAGTGTGACTTATACCATCACTGGCACCGTTCCCGACGATTTCGATGGCCCGCTTCCGGCAACGGCGGCGATTGCGGCCGGTAGCGGTGAGCAAGATAGCGACCCGGACAATAATTCGGCCACGGCAACCCCGGATTCGGATTTGCCGCCGCCGCCCCCGCCACCACCACCACCACCGCCACCACCGCCGCCACCGCCACCGCCACCGCCACCACCACCGCCACCGCCACCCCCGCCACCCCCGCTGCCGCTCCCATCGTTGACAGATTTGCTGCCAACGGAAGTGGCTGTCGGTTTCGGCAATGAGGCGAGCGTTGTCGACACCAATGGGGTTGAACTTTCGCGGGTGGAAACCACCGACGATCCGAATAACTCTGCCACCCGCGCGGTTCTCGGCGATGTCAACGGCGATGGTGTTCCCGAGTTGATCGTTGGCACCGGGCCGGGCGTGCCCAGTTTGGTGCGAGTGTTGGATGGCGTTACCAGCGCGGAACTCTTTGCCATTGCGCCATTTGAGGCGAGCTTCCTGGGCGGGGTGTTTGTCGCGGTTGGTGATGTCAACGGGGACGGATTCGCTGAGTTCGCCATCAGTCCCGATGAAGGCGGCGGACCGCGCGTGCGTCTGTTCGATGGCAAGACCTTCGCGCAGATCAATGACTTTTTCGGCATCGACGATCCGGATTTCCGAGGCGGGGCACGCGTTGCGCTGGGCGATCTGAATGGCGATCGATTGGCCGACTTGGTGGTTGCCGCCGGGTTCGGTGGTGGGCCACGCATCGCTGCGTTCGACGGCGCCACGCTTGGCAATGCCACGCCGACTAAACTGTTTGAAGATTTCTTCATCTTTGAAGAGACACTGCGAAACGGTGCGTATGTTGCGGTGGGCGATCTCGACGCCGATGGCTTTGCCGATCTGATCGCCGGTGGCGGTCCCACGGGCGGGCCGCGCGTGTTTGCCCTGTCCGGAAAATCGCTGATCGAATCGAAGGGGGCCACCCAAGCGGTGCTGGCCAACTTCTTCGCCGGCACGGAAACCGATCGCACTGGCGTGCGAGTTTCGGTGGTCAATGCCGATGGCGATGATTCGGCGGATCTCGTGACTGCGGCAGGGGTTGCGGATTCCTTCGTGCGGATCTACAGCGGCGCGACTCTGTCGCCTGATGCCACCCCGGAACCGCTCGCCGAATTCGAAGCCGTCCCTGGCTTCAGCGAGCCGATCTTCGTGGGATGA
- a CDS encoding BBP7 family outer membrane beta-barrel protein, translated as MNQTPTKRSRSLAKLLGVTLGLLPTAVWADDLEWRSASPKNGSAPLVKPISALPSRPTTSPMSPIAPMIAPTITPMTMPTPAPLAMPSRVSVPASRPNSPMLSQSISQTGTEWRSVTARGQSPDDFQGPSTPLPAPTPVNPGSTQPPPFRIPYLPDENKPNNGKNPADPNGLMSGPTPGNLPQMNAPQSMPTEHELPPGMMFAPGHGVQPAGHSIFGHHRAPRFGSPEITIARDYDLGLIQPLMGNDYRYQAAFRAEYLLWWTKADRAPVLASTSDPSIPFNDPNAPNGRLGQPTTTVIYGGEDLDNNVRNGGRFTFDWWRNDCMGDGFQAQYFFTSPYSDTKRFDSSQFPVLARPIFAPNINPNTGLPLGEFTELVSAPGLATGVLEIYNDSEFWGASIGYQKMLCSTCDTRRELYMGFRYLDLRETLRITETILAGPLAAQQDPPTVPGSLLVVTDEFKTLNRFYGGQIGGRYEQRFGRFFVDFRGSLALGVTEQNVNINGGIVSTTPGQPSRRFAGGLLTTPSNIGSHTEAAFSVVPEITTNIGYQWTDRFRTFAGFNFLYWTNVVRPGTEIDRVVDVTLVPIFAPDGTPSSGTNRPQVKFDQTDFWATGLNFGFEYRW; from the coding sequence ATGAATCAGACGCCAACCAAACGAAGCCGGTCACTGGCTAAACTGCTCGGTGTCACGCTGGGCTTGCTGCCAACCGCGGTTTGGGCCGATGATTTGGAATGGCGGTCCGCCTCTCCGAAGAACGGGTCCGCGCCGCTGGTCAAGCCAATCTCGGCGTTGCCCAGCCGCCCCACGACTTCGCCGATGTCGCCGATCGCTCCCATGATCGCCCCAACGATCACCCCGATGACGATGCCAACTCCCGCTCCACTGGCGATGCCCAGTCGCGTGTCCGTCCCCGCGTCACGCCCCAATTCGCCCATGCTGTCGCAGTCGATTTCGCAGACTGGCACCGAATGGCGAAGCGTGACCGCGCGTGGCCAAAGTCCGGACGATTTCCAGGGACCATCCACACCGCTGCCGGCCCCGACGCCGGTGAACCCGGGCAGCACGCAGCCGCCCCCGTTCCGCATTCCGTATCTGCCGGACGAGAACAAGCCGAATAACGGTAAAAATCCGGCCGATCCCAACGGCCTGATGTCGGGCCCGACTCCGGGCAACTTGCCGCAGATGAACGCGCCGCAATCGATGCCGACGGAACATGAATTGCCCCCCGGCATGATGTTCGCTCCGGGGCATGGCGTGCAACCGGCCGGTCACAGCATTTTCGGCCACCATCGTGCGCCTCGGTTCGGCTCGCCCGAAATTACCATCGCCCGAGATTACGACTTGGGGCTGATTCAGCCGCTGATGGGGAACGATTATCGCTACCAAGCGGCATTCCGTGCCGAATATCTGCTCTGGTGGACCAAGGCGGATCGTGCGCCGGTGCTTGCCTCCACCAGTGATCCATCGATTCCGTTCAACGACCCGAACGCGCCGAATGGCCGACTCGGGCAGCCGACCACGACCGTGATTTACGGCGGCGAGGATCTGGATAACAACGTCCGCAACGGTGGCCGCTTCACCTTCGATTGGTGGCGAAACGATTGCATGGGCGACGGGTTCCAAGCCCAATACTTTTTCACCAGCCCGTACAGCGATACCAAGCGATTCGATTCCAGCCAATTCCCCGTGTTGGCGCGACCGATCTTCGCCCCGAACATCAATCCCAATACGGGGTTACCGCTGGGCGAATTCACCGAATTGGTCAGCGCTCCCGGCCTCGCGACGGGTGTCCTGGAAATCTACAACGATAGCGAATTCTGGGGTGCCAGCATTGGCTATCAAAAGATGCTCTGCTCGACATGCGACACGCGGCGCGAATTGTACATGGGCTTCCGGTATTTGGATCTACGGGAGACCTTGCGAATCACGGAGACAATCCTTGCCGGTCCGCTGGCCGCGCAACAAGACCCGCCGACGGTACCCGGTTCGTTGCTGGTGGTTACCGATGAATTCAAGACGCTGAATCGCTTCTACGGTGGTCAGATTGGCGGGCGATACGAGCAACGATTTGGCCGCTTCTTTGTCGATTTTCGCGGTTCGTTGGCACTCGGGGTGACGGAGCAGAACGTCAACATCAACGGCGGCATTGTCTCGACCACGCCCGGTCAGCCCAGCCGACGATTCGCTGGTGGGTTGCTTACCACGCCGTCGAATATCGGCAGCCACACGGAAGCGGCCTTCAGCGTCGTGCCGGAAATCACCACGAACATCGGCTACCAATGGACCGATCGGTTCCGTACCTTCGCCGGCTTCAACTTCCTGTATTGGACGAACGTCGTTCGACCGGGAACGGAGATTGACCGCGTCGTCGATGTGACGCTCGTGCCGATCTTCGCGCCGGATGGTACGCCCAGCTCGGGCACCAACCGCCCGCAGGTGAAATTCGACCAAACGGACTTCTGGGCGACGGGGTTGAACTTCGGCTTCGAATATCGCTGGTGA
- a CDS encoding amidohydrolase family protein has protein sequence MATRDVSITYQARWIFPVSGPPIPNGLLRIVGDRIDSVAPEGTMPVDVNLGNVAVVPGFVNAHTHLDLSHLRGQITPSDEFTQWLRQVIASRRQMDPEAIEAIIRAGLTEALDAGTTLIGDICGSATSWNVLSNAPCWAVAYREVLGLTEERMEQSLVLLHRWLHDHPNTETCRSGISPHAPYSVRVGLFEAIADLARKWQFPVQCHVAESMEELILLAHQRGPFVEFLEELGVWDPDGLLRDHIALFDCFDGVESFGAVHANYLGLTAHLAQRPNSTRIYCPRTHAAFGFSQYPLAEANRPGMRFALGTDSLASNPDLDIFAEACFIHHRYPTISGATILRMLTLHGAETLGFADRTGSLSPGKSADCVLLPLPDSDADDPHALLFAAGARPCEERGILWRGQWRREIAPR, from the coding sequence ATGGCCACACGCGACGTCAGCATCACCTATCAAGCACGTTGGATTTTTCCGGTGAGTGGCCCACCGATCCCCAACGGACTGCTTCGCATCGTCGGCGACCGCATCGACTCCGTCGCACCAGAAGGGACGATGCCCGTCGATGTGAATTTGGGCAATGTCGCGGTGGTGCCGGGGTTTGTCAACGCGCACACGCACCTGGATTTGTCCCATCTGCGCGGCCAAATTACCCCCAGCGATGAATTTACCCAGTGGCTGCGGCAAGTGATTGCGTCCCGCCGACAGATGGACCCCGAAGCGATCGAAGCGATCATTCGAGCGGGACTGACCGAGGCGCTCGACGCTGGCACCACGCTGATCGGCGACATTTGCGGCAGCGCGACCAGCTGGAACGTGCTGAGCAACGCCCCCTGTTGGGCAGTGGCATACCGCGAAGTCCTCGGCCTGACGGAAGAGCGGATGGAACAGTCGCTGGTGCTACTGCATCGCTGGCTGCACGATCATCCGAACACCGAAACGTGCCGATCGGGAATCAGTCCGCATGCCCCGTATAGTGTGCGGGTGGGGCTGTTCGAAGCAATCGCGGATCTGGCCCGCAAGTGGCAGTTTCCCGTGCAATGTCACGTCGCGGAATCGATGGAAGAACTGATTCTGTTGGCCCATCAGCGCGGACCGTTCGTCGAGTTTCTCGAAGAATTGGGCGTTTGGGATCCCGACGGCCTGCTGCGCGATCATATCGCACTCTTCGATTGTTTCGACGGCGTCGAATCGTTCGGCGCGGTGCATGCGAACTACCTGGGATTGACGGCCCATCTCGCCCAGCGGCCCAACAGCACGCGGATCTATTGCCCCCGCACCCATGCCGCGTTCGGCTTCAGTCAATATCCACTCGCCGAAGCCAATCGGCCGGGCATGCGATTTGCCCTGGGTACCGATAGCCTCGCCTCGAATCCGGATCTGGATATTTTCGCGGAAGCCTGTTTCATTCATCACCGCTATCCCACGATTTCCGGGGCGACGATTCTGCGAATGCTCACACTGCACGGAGCCGAGACATTGGGATTTGCCGATCGCACCGGCAGTCTTTCGCCGGGGAAATCCGCCGACTGCGTGTTGCTACCGCTCCCCGATTCCGATGCCGACGATCCGCATGCACTGCTCTTCGCAGCCGGCGCTCGCCCGTGTGAAGAACGTGGAATCCTCTGGCGCGGCCAATGGCGTCGTGAAATCGCCCCCCGATAA
- a CDS encoding GNAT family N-acetyltransferase, with translation MTRSSFVSWESLDSKDPILNQVKALYESTQVPDERIPWAWIQRVGDRRAKWRPGQWSPHLLIAASRDAAGNIGDPIGFIHGAHVPGLGGYICYLGVAPEARRLGVSAYLFEQMSRVLQATAGAENAPLELIVWESHRPRPDASREELDRWEARCRSFQRAGAFWIDGIVCHTPSFEEARGPVLLELFVLPQQLPRQGFTADKLRSIASTLLTRVYHLEPEHPWFAASLPADCEPRLRPAIEALQQPEIVVH, from the coding sequence ATGACGCGGTCATCGTTCGTGAGTTGGGAATCGCTCGATTCCAAAGATCCGATTCTGAATCAAGTCAAAGCATTGTACGAATCCACACAAGTTCCGGATGAGCGCATCCCCTGGGCGTGGATTCAGCGCGTCGGGGATCGCCGTGCGAAATGGCGGCCCGGCCAATGGAGTCCGCACCTGTTGATTGCGGCATCTCGAGATGCGGCGGGGAATATCGGCGACCCGATTGGCTTCATTCACGGAGCGCATGTGCCGGGCTTGGGGGGCTACATCTGCTATCTGGGTGTTGCCCCCGAAGCTCGTCGCTTGGGGGTGAGTGCGTATCTGTTTGAACAAATGAGCCGCGTGTTGCAGGCCACCGCCGGGGCCGAAAATGCGCCATTGGAATTGATCGTCTGGGAAAGCCATCGACCGCGTCCGGATGCCAGCCGGGAGGAACTCGATCGCTGGGAAGCGCGATGCCGATCGTTCCAACGCGCGGGCGCATTCTGGATCGATGGCATTGTCTGCCACACCCCCAGTTTTGAAGAAGCACGCGGACCGGTGCTGTTGGAGTTATTCGTCCTGCCGCAACAATTGCCCCGACAAGGCTTTACGGCAGACAAACTCCGATCGATCGCCAGCACACTGCTCACGCGGGTCTACCACCTCGAACCAGAGCATCCGTGGTTTGCCGCGAGTCTGCCCGCCGATTGCGAGCCGCGACTGCGTCCCGCGATTGAAGCACTGCAACAGCCCGAAATTGTCGTCCATTAA
- a CDS encoding glycoside hydrolase family 57 protein: MPLGYLTLVLHAHLPYVRHPEYDDFLEEDWLYEAITETYIPLLESFEGLERDGVDWRLTMSISPTLAGMLSDPLLQTRYVRHLDNLLALTAKELERTRWQPEFHRLANMYMGRLTRAREMFVEKYEGNLLTGFRRLFETGRLELITCGATHGYLPLMNQNIPAMRSQIEVGCREFERHFGKRPQGIWLPECGYMPGIDELLADAGLSYFFMDSHGLLYAHPRPQFGVYTPVRCPKSGVYALGRDTESSKQVWSAVEGYPGDYLYRDFYRDIGFDLDYEYLKPHLHQTGQRHLTGLKYYRISGRTENKQPYQPEAARNRAAEHAENFLFNREKQVEWLAGSLDGRPSLVVAPYDAELFGHWWYEGPDWLDFVLRKVASDSKSVALLTIPEYLARHPQCPTAQPAMSSWGYKGYHEVWLEPSNHWIYPHLHMAADRMVELADHFTRPTELQQRALTQAARELLLAQSSDWAFIMKTGTTVEYAAQRTHDHIQNFNALYEQLQSNQVDAEILTALERRNNLFPDLDFRLYCSQSPLRELASEATVAADPNDDSGLVNAAESNAADLPIDSPAAAPADTGEPSRASAHGTKKQTE, translated from the coding sequence ATGCCATTAGGATATCTCACACTGGTGTTGCACGCTCACCTGCCGTATGTGCGTCATCCGGAATACGATGATTTTCTGGAAGAAGATTGGCTCTACGAGGCCATCACGGAAACGTACATTCCGTTGCTGGAATCGTTCGAAGGGTTGGAGCGTGACGGTGTCGATTGGCGATTGACCATGTCGATTTCGCCCACGCTCGCGGGGATGCTCAGCGATCCGCTGTTGCAGACACGCTACGTTCGACATTTGGACAATCTCCTGGCATTGACCGCCAAGGAACTCGAACGCACGCGATGGCAGCCCGAATTTCATCGCCTGGCCAACATGTACATGGGCCGACTCACCCGCGCCCGGGAAATGTTTGTCGAAAAGTACGAAGGCAATTTGCTCACCGGCTTTCGCCGACTCTTCGAGACGGGCCGACTCGAACTCATCACCTGCGGCGCAACCCACGGCTATCTGCCGCTAATGAATCAAAATATCCCGGCGATGCGCTCGCAAATCGAAGTGGGCTGCCGCGAATTTGAACGGCACTTCGGCAAACGCCCGCAGGGAATCTGGCTGCCGGAATGCGGCTACATGCCTGGAATCGATGAACTGCTTGCCGATGCGGGGTTATCGTATTTCTTCATGGATTCGCACGGATTGCTGTACGCGCACCCGCGGCCACAGTTTGGCGTGTATACCCCGGTTCGCTGTCCGAAAAGCGGCGTCTACGCACTGGGGCGAGATACCGAATCGTCCAAGCAAGTCTGGAGCGCGGTGGAAGGCTATCCCGGCGATTATCTGTACCGCGATTTCTACCGAGATATCGGCTTCGATCTCGACTACGAATATCTCAAGCCGCACCTGCATCAGACCGGGCAACGCCACCTGACCGGGCTGAAATACTATCGCATCTCCGGTCGCACGGAAAACAAACAACCCTACCAGCCGGAAGCGGCTCGCAATCGGGCTGCCGAGCATGCGGAGAATTTCCTGTTCAACCGCGAAAAGCAAGTGGAGTGGCTCGCTGGTTCCTTGGATGGTCGTCCGTCACTGGTTGTCGCCCCCTATGATGCGGAACTATTCGGGCACTGGTGGTATGAAGGCCCGGATTGGTTGGATTTCGTGCTGCGAAAAGTCGCATCCGATTCCAAGTCGGTCGCGCTGCTGACGATTCCCGAATATCTTGCTCGGCATCCCCAATGCCCCACCGCTCAGCCTGCCATGAGCAGTTGGGGATACAAAGGCTATCACGAAGTCTGGTTGGAACCCTCGAACCACTGGATCTACCCGCACTTGCACATGGCCGCCGATCGCATGGTGGAACTGGCCGACCACTTCACCCGCCCCACGGAATTGCAGCAACGTGCGCTCACCCAGGCCGCCCGCGAATTGCTCTTGGCTCAATCGTCGGATTGGGCATTCATCATGAAGACCGGCACCACGGTCGAATACGCCGCCCAACGGACTCACGACCACATTCAAAACTTCAACGCACTCTACGAGCAACTCCAATCCAATCAGGTCGATGCGGAGATTCTCACCGCGCTCGAACGCCGCAACAACCTGTTTCCAGATCTTGACTTCCGTCTCTACTGCTCGCAATCACCGCTTCGGGAATTGGCATCCGAAGCAACCGTCGCCGCCGATCCGAACGACGATTCCGGCTTGGTCAATGCTGCTGAATCGAACGCAGCCGATCTACCGATCGACTCCCCCGCAGCCGCCCCCGCCGACACGGGAGAGCCATCCCGCGCCTCGGCCCACGGCACGAAGAAGCAGACCGAGTGA
- a CDS encoding DUF1501 domain-containing protein, whose protein sequence is MLDFQTGSQIDCTGVSRRSFLRIGALASLGVTLPDYLRVRAETATPAGGTRRPKNCILLWMQGGPSHIDTLDPKPDAPVEVRGEFSTIATTLPGVRISEHLPGIARIAHDVNIIRGHDPKNGSHGVADHLMLSGHKFNASLAFPTFGSVVAKERGFVNGMLPFVQLGKSIDRRFNGGIAGFLGDTYNPFEIGGDPSSPAFKVQDLSLVSEAEAVRLQRRVAMLQDLDRYQKAVEVSVDSVQARDTFYEKAHGLVTSPIAKKAFDLSQESLKTRERYGRNSLGQSCLLARRLIESGVQFVTIADGGWDTHTNNFKSLKDRLLPRLDTGYSALIEDLKIRGMLDDTLVVWFGDFGRTPKVNPSAGRDHWASAGVALMAGGGLASGQVVGKTNALAEFVTDDPVSPQDLAATIYHSLGIPLHTWYKTQDGRPIELVPEGKPIRQLVG, encoded by the coding sequence ATGTTGGATTTCCAAACCGGTTCGCAAATCGATTGTACCGGCGTTTCGCGTCGCTCGTTTCTGCGCATTGGTGCCTTGGCATCCCTGGGCGTGACGTTGCCGGACTACCTCCGCGTGCGGGCTGAAACTGCGACCCCCGCAGGCGGCACTCGTCGGCCCAAAAACTGCATCTTGCTTTGGATGCAAGGTGGTCCCAGCCATATTGATACGCTCGATCCCAAGCCGGATGCCCCGGTGGAAGTTCGCGGCGAATTCTCGACGATCGCTACCACGCTGCCCGGCGTGCGAATTAGCGAACATCTGCCCGGAATCGCACGCATTGCCCACGATGTGAATATCATTCGCGGACATGATCCGAAGAATGGTTCCCATGGCGTTGCCGATCACCTGATGCTGTCTGGGCATAAATTTAATGCCTCGCTCGCATTTCCGACCTTCGGCTCGGTCGTCGCCAAGGAGCGCGGCTTCGTCAATGGCATGCTGCCGTTCGTGCAACTCGGCAAGTCGATCGATCGCCGCTTCAACGGCGGAATCGCCGGCTTCCTGGGCGACACCTACAATCCCTTTGAAATCGGCGGCGATCCCAGTTCGCCCGCGTTCAAAGTGCAAGACCTCAGCTTGGTCAGCGAAGCGGAAGCGGTCCGATTGCAACGCCGAGTCGCCATGCTCCAGGATTTAGACCGCTATCAGAAGGCGGTGGAAGTGAGCGTCGATTCGGTGCAAGCCCGCGATACCTTCTACGAGAAGGCCCACGGGTTGGTCACCTCGCCAATCGCCAAGAAGGCATTCGACCTATCGCAAGAATCGCTGAAAACCCGCGAGCGATACGGCCGTAACTCCTTGGGCCAAAGCTGTTTACTCGCTCGCCGATTGATCGAATCCGGTGTGCAGTTTGTCACGATCGCCGATGGTGGTTGGGACACGCACACGAACAACTTCAAGAGTTTGAAGGATCGTCTGCTTCCTCGGTTGGATACCGGATATTCTGCACTCATTGAAGATCTCAAAATCCGTGGAATGCTGGACGATACGCTGGTGGTCTGGTTCGGCGATTTTGGCCGCACGCCGAAGGTGAATCCATCGGCGGGCCGCGATCACTGGGCGTCGGCGGGGGTGGCCCTGATGGCGGGCGGTGGCTTGGCATCCGGGCAAGTCGTGGGCAAAACCAACGCCTTGGCCGAGTTCGTCACCGACGATCCGGTCTCGCCACAAGATCTCGCAGCGACGATCTATCATTCGTTGGGGATTCCGCTGCACACCTGGTACAAGACCCAAGATGGCCGACCGATTGAGCTGGTCCCCGAAGGCAAACCAATTCGCCAACTGGTAGGTTAA